In Bacteroidales bacterium, the DNA window TCTTTAGACTTCATAAACTTTTTGCTTAGTCCCCAGAAAATTTATGTGACCCATTTTTACCTTCTTCATAATAATTCAATTACATTTTATAAATACTGTTGCAATTAAAATTTTAATGTCTGACCATCATCCAGGTTCTGATATCCGGAAGTGATCAGTTTATCGCCTTCTTTAAGCCCATCCAAAACTTCAGTATAGCCATTATAATTTTGACCGATTTTTATTTTAACTTTTTTTGCTACATACTTGTCGCTTTCCTTAACTGCTATATAAACATAATTCTCATCTTCCACTTTCTGAATAACATTTACCGGAATAGAAAATGCAGAATCAACATGATAATCATTTATTTTTATTATAGCTATCATATTTGCCCTGTATGTTTCATCGCTGTTGTCCAGTTTAACTTCAACTGTAAACGTTCTGTTAACAACATCAATAAATTTACTCGAGAAAGAAATTTTTGAAGTAACTTCTTTATTAAGATCGGGGAATTTTACTATGACTTCATTTCCTGATTTTAATTTTGAAGCATATGCTTCAGCTACATCAGCTGACACTTTTACTTTTGAAAGATTAACCACCTGGAATGCCGTAGTATATCCGGGTGTAACCATTTGTCCTACTTTAATTGGAATTTCTTCTATTGTACCATTTATCGGAGAAACGATCTTCGACATCGCAATCTGTTCTTTTAATGTTTTAATACTATTTTCAACTGTTTCTTTATTATTTTTTGCAGTAAGATATTGTACTTCCGAACCAATCTTTTGATCCCACAATCTTTTTTGCTTGTTGTATATGTTTGTAACAAAGGTCAATGATGAATCAAGTGTTGCCAGAGATTGTTTCAGCACGGCATCATCAAGTTGAGCAAGAACCTGTCCTTTTGTAACTATATCTCCTTCCTTCACATTTATCGCTGTAACCACGCCAACATTTTTAGGACTTACCGCGATGTTTTCATCTCCGTCAATTTTACCTTGTACTTCCAGGTAATGGTTGAATTCATCTTTTTTCAAATCGGTAATAACAACTTCGGTAATTTTATCTTTTCCGGTTCCTGTACCTTCCTCTTTGGCTATTTCATTTTCAAGATTTTTGATTTGTTCAGCGATCTCTTGATATTGCTTTTTTAATTTTTCGAGCTTGGATTTTTTGTCCGTACTACAAGAGATGATAAATAATCCGGCAATTGCAATTAATAAAATCTTTTTCATAATAATATATTTTATTTTAATAATTTTTCTAATTCTGATTTTGCTGTTGTAAGTTCAATTATTGAAGTATAGTATTCTGACTGTGCCTGTAAATACTGGTTTTGAGATACAGTAAGTTCCATGCTGCCAATGATACCTTCCTGGTATTTAACCAGGCTTTTATTATAAATTTTTTCTGCTAAAATCACATTTTGTTTTTTTGTAATATAGGTATTCAGCGCTGTTGTGTATTTTGATTTTGCATTGATAAATGTTGTCTGCAACCCCAATGATACCTGTTGTTTTAAGTTCCTGACTTTTTCCAGCCCGATCTTAGCCTGTTGAATTTTTGCTATTTTCATTCCGCTGCCAAAAATCGGGATGTTCATACTTACACCAACTAAATTAGGAGGTGTAAATGAAAATGACTTATCATTAAAATTTTCCTGGTGTGAATAAAAAGCTACTACATCGGGTAACAACGCTGATTTCTGAAGTTTTAAATTTAATCCCGATAATTTTTCCTGTGTTTCCATTAATTTATAATTCACATTATTCTCTACTTTAAAATCTTTTAAAGTAAGTCCTGCCAGGTCTGAAGTTTCAAGTAATGAATTTAAATTATCAGTAAGAACAATTGTCTTGCTAAGCTCAATCCCCATCTGGTATTTTAATAAATTTTTCACCACTTCAAGCTGACGGGTTATCATATCGCGGGTATTTTTGATAGTGCTTAAAGTAAGCTGCATCTGGTCAACATCGGTTTCTTCAACCAGCCCTTCAGCATTCATGCTTTTTATGTACGTATATAATTTTTCAGTGTTAGAATATATCGTATCCAAAATATTTTTATTTTCCTGTGCAATCAAAACAAGGTAGTATGCATTTGAAACTTCTTCAACTGCATCTATATTTGATTTGGTAATACTAATTTCAGAAAATTCTTTATAAATCTTTGCTGTCTGCAATCCGACAAGATATGCACCGTTAAAAATTATTTCGGATACAGTAATATCATATGTCAAACCCCATTTCATATCGTTTTCAGTAACCGTTTCGGAACTGGCATTTGCTTTACTGATACTGTCGAGTTTAGTAAGTACAGGTATATTTCCTGTATTATATGCAAGCGATCCAAGCATGCCATAAATCTGACCAAAGTTTTCACCAAATGAATTAAATTGTTCTATGGTTGGTGATAGTGTAATCATATATGAATATGATAAAGTTGAATTCACTTGCGGTAAGCCAATAGTAGTGGTTTCCCATATTTTCTTTTTAGCGATTTCCAAATCGAGATTTGCATTTTTTATTACCGGGCTGTTTTGCATTGTATATTCCAATGCCTGTGATAAAGAAAATGACATTACGCTATCTTTAGCATTTTGAGCTATAGAACCGCTAATTAAGAAATAAAATAAAATTATGATACACGTCTTTTTCATATTCGATATTATTGTCGTTCGTCAATATTAAGTTTCTTCTCCAGGTACTCTATACCTTTTTTATTTGCAATTCCCCTGATGTGATATATGAATAATTCTTTAAAAATGTTTTCAAATGAAAAATTTTTCTCTTGCATTTTTTCAAAAAGTTTAGTCATTTCTATTCTGAAAAGATACAAGTGAGCAATAATATCAACATCAAGATTACTCCTATACAGTCCTTCTTTTATTCCCTGTAACATATTACTTTTAGTCAATTCATAAACAAGCTCCATTCGGTTCATGATCGTTTTTGACCATATTTCCGGATAATATTTCTGCAGATCGAAAGTAACTGAAGTATTAGCTTGTTTCAGCATTTGTGTAAGATAACGACTCATCTGCAAAAGGTTCTCTATTGCATTATTTGTATTATCTTCTAATTTATTAAGCCCTTCCATTAACATATTCATATAATGACTAACAACCTTTTGTACCAGGTCATCTTTATCTTTAAAATATTGATAAAGGGTTTTTTTTGAAATTCCCAGCTCCTTCGCAACATCATCCATAGTAACACTACGAATGCCGTATTTCATATAAAGCTGTGAGATTTTTAATATTACTTCTTCCATCAATTTTTTATTTGAGTGGACAAATTTATATAAAATAAACCAAGGAAACAAATTTAATACAAATAGTTTCCTTGGTTTTTTTGATACATTATTATATATTTTTCTCATTTTCTATTAGAAAAAATCATATTAAGAAAGAAAATTTAATATTTTTGACACTCCAAACATAATTTCATTATACTTAATATGGCAAGAAGCAACGACATTAAGCAAAGAACAATAAAAGCTGCACGTGAACTTTTCTTCCAGCAGGATTATACTCATGTTTCAATTAATGATATCATAAAAAAAGCTGATATCAGCAAGAAAACACTTTACCGTTATTTTGAATGTAAAGATGATATCCTGATTGAAGTGGTAGATGATTTCACATATAAACTTACAAGCAGCATAAATGAATTTTTAATGAGGGAGGATATTGAATTCCCTGAAAAATTAAAAATTATTTTTACAAACACCGCTGTAGCGCTTTCAAAAATTTCACCATGCTTTATGAATAATATCAGGTACTCATCGCCTGAGGCATGGAAAAAAGTTACATCTTACAAAAGAGATATTTCTAAAATGTGCTTTTCATTCCTGATGGATGAAGGAATAAAGAAAGGACATATTTCAAAAAATATCAATAAAGATATTGCATTGATAACATTCCTCTCAGCTGTGGAAAGCTTATTCGATCCAAGCTTCCTGGATCAACTTCCAAAAGATATGGTAGCACGCATCCCCCGTTCGCCAAAAGATCTTTTCGATGGTATTGTTAAAGTAATTTATGAAGGTATTTTATCCGAAGAAGCGAAAAAGAAATATCTTTATAATGTTTAATATCAACTGGGTTTTCCCGGGAAAGGTTATTTTATACTTTGGCTATTCGAGTTTGCAAAAAAAGCAACCTCGAACGCTCAGCCTGCCTTGCCGTCCAGGTAGGTATAACTGAATCTAAGCATTTTTGCTTTACAAATCTGCTAAGATTCTGTATATTTAAGCTCTTTAATAAAAGAAATCATCTCTTTTACAAATATTTTATTTAGAGGCAATTTAGGATTACTATATATAGTGGTCATTTGTTTTTGTTTGTCTATAAAATCACAATCTTTCAAAACATGATTCATATTTTTAATGATTATTTTCTTTGCAGCAGGATTAGCTGTCGACAATAAATTTGCTTCTGATTCGGAAACCTGTATGTCTGTTGAGCCCTGAAGGATCAATACAGGTACCGTTATTTTTTTTATCTCTTCCTGCGGGTTGTATTTCATCCATGAAATCATATAAGGTTGTATGCTTGGCCTGAATAAACTATATAAATATTTTGGGACGTTTGTAAGCGTATCACCTTTTTTTAATGTATCCATCATCGGGAAAGCCAAATCTTTTAGTGATTGTGGCTGTAATGCCAATTGCTCTTTCAAAATTTCGTCTATTGAACGAGCTGCACCCGATATGGAAATATAAGCATTAACCTTAGGATTATCAACAGATGCAACCATACCTATCAGCGAACCCTCGCTATGCCCTGCAATAATTATTTTGTTGAATCTATTGTCTTTTGATAAAAATTCGATCCATGCTTTTACATCATCAATATAATTTTCGAAACGCATGTTCTTTTCTTTGAACGTTGTGTCTTTGCTTTCACCAATTCCGCGCTTATCAAAACGAACAGATGCAATTCCGTTTTTCTGAAGTTTTTCAGCAATTAATTTATATGAATTTGTATTCACCCCTAACAACGGACTGTTACCGTTCCTGTCGGTTGGACCGGAGCCTGCAATGATCAATACAACAGGAATATTATTTTTATTTTTGGGTAAAGTCAAAGTTCCTTTTATTTCGCCTTTTAAAGTCTTAAGTATAATTGGCTCTTCCTGCGAAAATCCATTTGTAATAGTAAAAAAACTTAAAATTGTAAATAATAAAATTGATTTCATCTGAACAAAAATTATAATGTGTAAAATTTTTATTTTATCAGGGATGTTTTTTAACCCTTATAAGTATATATGAATGCCAATAGGAATGGCAAAGTTATCAATATTGAAATGATTAATGGTTTCCATATTTTCTTTTTTCCATAATTATTATCCATTGGAAAATATTTTTTATAAAAATATTCCGTTAAAATAAGTCCACCGGCAACGTTGCAAAAAAAGCTCAATGATGACATAGGTTGAGCAGGGATATTTACGATGAACATCGACAACAACGTATACAAAATTGAAAATATCAAAACAATATTTGCTTCTTTCTTTTTACCAATGTCGTTAAGGTTTTGCATTAAAAGTACACCACCAAATATTGAAGTAAAAAAAACTGAAAATCCAAAAATTGTTCCCTTAGAATAAATAGGTGTATTGCTTTCGGGAGTATCTGTTGAGTTTTCATCAAGCTCTTTATTTTCGTTTTCCATAATATAAAATTCGGATTTTGATTTTGCAATCGGTATAAAACATCAAAAGTAGAATGTTTATACAATTAAATAAAGAAATTTTTTTTAATAATTTTAAATAAAAAAAAATAAGGGAAACTAGTTTAGATGAATTGACATAGAGTATAAGCTATTGACGCATCATTTGATTACTTTAAACAGATCAATAATCGATACTATTTATCTTCTTCAAGCAACCCGCGTTTTTCCATATCTGCAATTACGGAATCAATAAAGCTTTTTGCAGCAACTTTTTTCCCTACAGATATTCCTATTCCCAGGTAAGTATATAATGCCAATTTTGATAATACGCTTGTTACAGGACGTAAAGGCGACGACTTTTTCCTCAGGCGTTCAAGCACAGGGCTGATTTCTTTTTTATATAAAGGATTCTCACCGTTTTTAATATTGAAAAATACGGCGCCGAATCGCTTGATCATTTTTTTTCTTAAACTTAACAGGTAACTCAGTTTTACTTTTGGATAAGGGAATTCTGTTTCTTTTTCAGGTTTTATTATTTTGTATTTACCTGTTGCTTCATCTTTAACTACGCGAATATCGGGGATTATAGGAAGAAAGATATTTCCGTCGTTTTCGCTTTTAATTTCAAAATCTTTTTCCATTCCATCGTAGCCGAATACGATTATCGGATTTTTTACATTTACCGGCACACTGAAAAAACGTTGTAAAAATTTCTGACAATTTCTTCTGCCAAGCATGAAATCATGAACACGGAATTTTTTACTGAAGAAACCGCCAAAACCGCCAAGTGCCCCACAGGCAATACTATATTCTTCGGTTTTACCTTTTGATGAACGAATAGGCGAAATCATAAAGCGGGTATAATTTTCTTCGCTGAATGCTTCTCTTATCTGATCTGTTTTCAACATCAACTGCTGACGCATTGCGCCTAAAAGTGATGCAGCTGCAAATTTAATTGCAATCAATGGAAAATAATTCGGATCGGGGCCATCGCTATAATTTGGAAAAGGGTCAATCATTAAAAGTGTAGTATCGAACTTATCGGAAGATTTATTAAACACATATTTTTCGGCGGCTTCTTTTCCCTGGACTTTTTCAATTTCTGCTCTTCTTCTGTTTTCAAGAATTTTTTCGGTAAGTTCAAAAGGTTCATTATTAATAACGCCTCCATCAACATTTACATTCTCGTAATCGGACAATGGGTTTACGATAACATCTTTATGGTTATCATCTCTCAGCAATGGATTATCGTTAATAAATTTCGGATCGCGTTTTATAACCCTTGGGATAAGACCAACAGGAAATGCGCCGGTAGCCATGGCAGCATTAATCAGCAAATCTTTATTTAACCCATCCTCATCCTTAAAATGTAACGGTATTTTCCCGTCATTATGATACTTGCCTGTTTCATTAAGCTGAAAATGCATGATATCTTTATGCATTGTCATCCAATAATTGCTTTCACCTAAAGCTGTAGTAAAATTTAATTTATAATTATATCCCCGTAAATTTGTAATAGTGGTAAGCAATTCCATATCATCGGCAAAATAAGGTCGCTTAAAGTTTGTGTCTTTAACAACATTATTTATAGTGCGATTGGCAATCACATCAATAAAATCGGAATTGAAACCTGACTTCACTTCTTTACAGGGATTCTTTTCTTTATTTTTTATATCACCTATGCTAAGCATCTGGTTCATCATATCGTTACCATGCTTTTCTGTAAGATTCACCCATGAATTGAACAAAGGATTTTTTTTACCTTCATCACCTTCGTAATTTTTCTGACTGATATGAGGAAAATCATTTTGTATTGAAGCCGCTGTAATAGCAGCAGTCATGCCACCTGCAGAAGCTCCGCTTAATACTTCAATACATACATCATGTATAGGAACACCGGGCAAATTTAGTTCTTTTGCTTTCTGCCAGTTTTCCAATGCTTCCATTAAATAATCAATAACTCCGGCTGTGTATGCACCTGCAGAAACTGCACCTGCCATACAAACGCCAATACGAAACGTGTTTTTATCAGTTGACATGATTAATTTTTTTGGTGATGTTATAAAATAAAAAGAGAGCGGACACTAGGACCACTCTCATAAAGTAAACTAGAATAAAAATAGAATCTCTCTATTGATAGACGTAGACGATTTTCCATATCTGCCCCCATATACAACGTTGCTACAATCACCTTTCGGTTATCGCATCATAGTAATAAAAAACATTATGAACTTTCGTCATAACAAAAATAAAATTTTTATTAATATGAAGAACGTTTTGTAAAAAAAAAATTAAAAAATTCTGTCTTTATTTACACTATAAAAATAAGGCAATGCAAAATCGGCAATAACATTCTTGCCATCATGCAATAAAATAAATGTACCGCCTTTATACACTCCGCCAAGATATTCCAATCCTTTAATTTCCGATAATGAAATCTCATTTAAAGGTTCTGACTTTGTATATAATCCAACCAAATCATCTCGCAAATCAAAGATTTTATATTCATTGATATGATTTTTTATAAAGTCGTACGAACCAGCTGTAGCCGAGTTTGTAGTTGTTGTAGCCTCGCCAGTTGTGGCTGCTTTAACTTTTGTAGTCTTATATGATTTGGAATTGAACTCAGGAGAAATAATAAGGTTGCAATATGCATTCACATCGTCCAATACTTTTTTAACATTAGGGACATCACGATAAGATGTCTGTGTGAAGGTTTGTTTTATTTTGTCGAGATTTACAGCAATATTCGATAATACTTTATCACTTCCCTGTTTTTTTATCTCTTCGTTTACTGCTTCAACAAATAATTTATATTTATCAGTAAATAGTTCAAAATTGTTTTTAAATCCCTGCCATGCCTGGTTTGTAATATCAACTTTCAATAATTGCACCGGGATATCCAATTGTTTAACCAGGTTACTCAGGTAATCATAAGTTTTATTAATTGATAGCCCCAAGTGCCCCTCGATCCTGTAGAAAGGATAATCATTGAGGTTGAGTATAAACTCTGTTTTATAATTTTCAGGTTTCGATAAATCGCTCCAGTAATAATTATAAACCATATCGAGCGATGAGTCCAGGTCATGTGCATGCCAGTTTTGAAGTAGCGAATCGTTTCTTTGTAATTCCAGAATGTGATAATAATATGGGATCGAACGGTTGCCAAGTTTTTCTGAAAAGCCTTTACAGGGAATTATTTTTATACATTTCGAAACATCTTTTATTTCTGATACTTTAGTGTTCTCAAAGATTATTTTTATGTTTTCTAAAAATTTTCTTGTAAATGAGTAATTCGATTTTATCAGTTCAGCGATTAAAGCGGATAATTTTTTCCCCGGAATGAATTGCTTAAAGAGCGCGGCAATCCTCAGATACAACTTTGCCAAAATAATTTTATCGGCATTGTACTGCTCATTATTTTCTGTTTCAGTAAAAGTATACCTGTAAATATCATTCTGCACATATGGAATAGCGCCAAGTACAAGCAAAAGGTCTTTTCGCGACGCAGAAGAAAAAGTATATTTATGAATAAAATTATTATATGCATTTACGAATTCATTCACCGCTGCCTGAATATCATTAAAAGAAGAAAGATAATATATCATAAAATCGCCGGAAATGGATTTATGAAATATTTTCAATGCGTTTTTCAATTGCGTGTTCTCATGAGGCAACAGTGTGGAAACTTCTTCAGTGGTATGTTTTAAAAAATTTTCAAGCAAATTCATATTGACATCAACCAATGTTTGTGTAGCTTTATTAAAAGCAGTAACACTTTTTATTTCGGAGATATGTGAAAGTTTTTGAATTTTCAAATAATTCAATTCGGAATAGTATGAATTAATTTTCTCAAGCACTGATAAATCCATCAGTACCGGGCGATAAATAATATTATCGTACGAGCTGTTTATGTTGCAATCGCTGGGATTACAGTTAAACGAAGTTTCTCTTAATAAATCCACCACGAGAGCCAATCCGTATTTTGAAAATTCGGATTGCGGGATATTAATTGATTTAACTATATCGCTGTTGGGAATTATTTTTTTCGATTTAATTTCATCAGCAGTAAAAAGCAAATATTTAATTCCTGAAAAAGAATTATATATTTTTTTCTCAGCATTCAATATATCGCTATCAGCAATATAATCGGAATATAGCACCATATATTCATAGGCAACCGCTTTAGGGAATGAAACCGAATAGCCATCAGAAGTTACGCCAAACCCGGGATTCACAGTAACCTTGGTAAGTTTGCTGCTTGCATTTATTGTGTTGTCAAAATCCAGCCCGCTGATAATTCCGCTACCAATCATTTTTGAACGGGTTAATCGTTCCTGTTCTTCGACATAAGAAAATGAATTGTTTAAATCTTCGCTGGTCAGGAATTGACTTGTCCGGTAATATGGATATTTAAATATTTTCTGTTCCATTTTAAAAAAATGTTTGTTGTTTTGTTATTGAGTTTTTTCTAAAGTTTGTCCTATTATTACTGTTCGTGCTTATTGAGTTCTTAGTTTGATTCACTACTTTTTAATTTTATTTTTTATTTTACTTGTCAGTCTTCGATGAACTCAGACTGACCGATGAACTCAGACTGACCGATGAACTCAGACTGGCAAGTTTTATTAATTAATTTATACCGATACGGAACAGATTTGCATTTTTCTTATTTTGTTCCTATCGGTATAACTCGTTCTAATCAAATTTGCTTTTGCATTCTTAATAAGAACGATTACATATTATGGTTTTTTCTTTTTTATTGTTTTTGTTTTTGTAATAACTGTTGCTTTTGTTGTTTTCTTTTTAAGTGTTGGTAAAACCACTTCCCCTTCAAACGCCCAGTTCTGGTTACTGCCTCCTGCAAGAGCAGTGTTATCCAATATTACAGGAGTTTGTTTTACATTACCTGAAATAAAATCAAAAGGTTCATCCAATATTGATGGAGGATACATATTATTTAATGACGACAATGTTGCTACTGCATCGTTCAATGCTTTTTTATATGCAGAAATAATGGTCTTCACATTTTTATTCCCGGGGCTGAAAAGTTTATTCAATTGTGTGATGAAAGCTTCATAATTTGTTTCCATTTCAAACATTTGTCTTGGATTTATCCAGCAAATTTTTAATGCCACATGAGCGGGCATTTCAGTACGGATCTTTTGTTCCACAAAACGTCTGAACTCCATTCTCCCTGAAATATTAAGCCATCCGGGAACTACAACTGTAGCTTTCATGGAATACGGATCTTTAATGATTTTGTCAATGTTGGCATCAAAAATATTTCCATAATACAGTTTCAGGAATTCCTGTTTGGGACTTATAGTATCGCTGTATAATGGGCGGAAAAGAATATGTTCATAAATATGCAACCCGAAAGTTTTATTAAAATCTTCTTTGCTGTTGTTTTTAAAAATAATCTTATCAGGATTATCCGTTACAATTTCGGGCGCTAATAAACGGTTCACATTATTGGCATTTACTCCCAAAGCCTTGCTGATCCGGAATTCGAGCATGTTATAATTCCGCATGGAAAGAGGATGTGTATAATCAATAGCATGTGAACGATTGCCACTTATTTCGGGATAATGTTTTAAAAAATCTTTTTTATCGTGAATGATTTCATTGTTTCCCGGTTGAGAATATGACGAGCCTTCGGAATCCTGTATAAATTTAAAAATCGTATAATCAACAAATTTTTCATTGAAACGCGCCAGCAAATTATCGAGCAAGCGGTTGCGCCTGTCTTTCTCTAAATGTTCGGGCTCAAGAATTTGTAACTGGTATTTGCTGTAATCGGACAATAATTTATCGAAATCATAAATTTCAGAATCAGTCAACTGTTTATAATGATAGGTAGGCTCGGCTTCTTTATCGCGCCAGGAAAGAAGGTTTTTAACATCATTAAGTTGCGCCAGGTAATCGGCGAGCAGCTGATCGAAAAATAAAAGATATGCTTTTAATTGTAAACGCTGTGCTTTACGCAAATCGCTTTCACTATCCGAAATTCCTTCCCTGCCTACCATGTATGCTTTCGGAAATTCATCCTGTATGGAAATATAATTATCCAGCTCACGATTGTTTCCTGTTGGTAATGGCAGATCATTTACAAAACCTTCCGGCTCTTCCGAAAAATCAATCACATCGGTAATCCTGTATTTTTTTTCCGGCGTAGCAAGAAAATAAATCATCCCTTTACGGAAAATAATTTTATTCAACCTGTCAGCCGGTTCATCATTGATATCAAAACTAAAACGGAAAGATGAAGTTTTTTCATTATTCAGATGCAGACACGATTTATTAATATTTTCGCTGTTATCATCGTTGTATTTGTTGGTGAACTGAATACTGCGGATATTCAGCACTCCGTCAATATCCATAATAATATTTATCAGGTCGGAAGTGTGAAGTACTTTTTTACGATCAAAGGCATCGAGCTCATCATAATCAATAAAACCCCTTGTTACCGGGCTTCCCTGAAATATCTGTTCAATGGTTTTTCCTTTATCGAGCAGTTGCTGATATGTATAAAGCTTAATAGAAGGATTTACATATTCATAAATTCTTTTGTAAATTTCCAATAGAACTTCTTCTTCTTTCGCGTTTGGTTTTAATTCAATATCGCTGCAAATGCCTACAGGGACTTCATTCAGGATAGTGATTTCATCAAAGTCTTCGCAAATATTACGATGACTCATCAGGATACTTTGAATATAGTTCTTATAACATTCCTTATAGTTTTCGGAGTTAACAGGCAACTTAATATTTTTCTTGTACGCTTTTAGCGTTTCAAAAATATCTTCATGAACTTCTTTGATCACTTTATAATCTTCCAGTTCAATTTTTACTTTATAAAGTCCTTTTAACTTGAGTGCACCCTGTGAATTTGCGCTGACAAAAACATTGGTATTTGTTTTTGAGTCAAAACCGATGGCAGGAGTATACACTTCGTTATCTTCGGTTTCAAACCAAATATTTCTTACGCCGGGAACTTTATCAATGATGAGTTTCCTGAAATCGTTAATTGTAATAGGATGTGAAGTAAGAATTTTATCAGCGGAGTAAAAAGCATTTTTCATTTCAGGACCTTTAGCTCCGGCAGGTGTAAGTATATCCTGGATATCAAATGATGTACGGTATCCCAGATCGGTTAATGCGTAACATAATAATTCAAGAATAGTAACACCCGGATCATGTACGTTGTAATCGGTCCAGTATTTTCTGCCAAGTTTTTGAATATAATCTAACCCGTAGCTTCGAAGCAGATTATAATCTTCGGCTTCAATCCTTGCAGGATTTTTTTCTATAGTATAATCTTCGCTTGCTAACATATTCCTTCGGTACTTATTTTATGATTTTCTGATGATGTAAGAATTATATTTTCTTTTGAACCGCTAATGGCTTCACTACATTCTACAGAATTATTCTTCACTTCAAAAGTTGATATATAATCAATGTAAGGTCGTTCTTCAATAAAATTAATTATCTGCGATTTGTATATTGTTCCACCAAATGAAGGAACCTTTTCACTGTTGTTCATCCAGGGTGCAATGAATGATTTTATATCTTCATTCAGTTGATTGGCATAATATGTTTTATCATCGTAACCACTTGCCAGTTTTACATCACATTTAATGGTGAGCCTTTCATATTCGGGGCTGTTGACATTGATTGTTACAAACGGCGAAACATAAGCAGAAAGAAAAGTTTTAACTTCTTCAATCAATGATTTGCTTACACGCGGCTGCAACGGGTTTTTCTGATTTATTTTTGTTGTATCGGGAAGTAAAATGATATACACATTTCCGGGTGAATATTCAAACTCCGTATCGGTATGAGGTATACATTTAACCTTTAAAATAGAAGGAAAATATTCCAGTATCAATCTTTCGTAATCCCAAATATTCCATGAGCGGTCTTTATGCCGTAACCGTTCACTGATACGGGTATAAAAATTCTCATTTATTTCTTTTGCTCTTCCACCATAGGAATTATAAGGTTGAGAAACTTTTTTAATTCCTGTGATTTTTTTATC includes these proteins:
- a CDS encoding patatin-like phospholipase family protein, with translation MSTDKNTFRIGVCMAGAVSAGAYTAGVIDYLMEALENWQKAKELNLPGVPIHDVCIEVLSGASAGGMTAAITAASIQNDFPHISQKNYEGDEGKKNPLFNSWVNLTEKHGNDMMNQMLSIGDIKNKEKNPCKEVKSGFNSDFIDVIANRTINNVVKDTNFKRPYFADDMELLTTITNLRGYNYKLNFTTALGESNYWMTMHKDIMHFQLNETGKYHNDGKIPLHFKDEDGLNKDLLINAAMATGAFPVGLIPRVIKRDPKFINDNPLLRDDNHKDVIVNPLSDYENVNVDGGVINNEPFELTEKILENRRRAEIEKVQGKEAAEKYVFNKSSDKFDTTLLMIDPFPNYSDGPDPNYFPLIAIKFAAASLLGAMRQQLMLKTDQIREAFSEENYTRFMISPIRSSKGKTEEYSIACGALGGFGGFFSKKFRVHDFMLGRRNCQKFLQRFFSVPVNVKNPIIVFGYDGMEKDFEIKSENDGNIFLPIIPDIRVVKDEATGKYKIIKPEKETEFPYPKVKLSYLLSLRKKMIKRFGAVFFNIKNGENPLYKKEISPVLERLRKKSSPLRPVTSVLSKLALYTYLGIGISVGKKVAAKSFIDSVIADMEKRGLLEEDK